In the genome of Caenorhabditis elegans chromosome IV, the window GAAGCTGCTGGCGAATCacgatttttcactgattGATCAGGTAACTGGAGAAATTGGAAACTGACAACACTTttggctcaattttgaaaaaaatcttaccgaaaaactacttttttatcgaaaatattcataatattcatattttcggtattcagaaaaatccgaatttgGCGCCCAAACTCTAAGCTAAAGCCTAATGGAAGCTTAaacttaagcctaaacctgGCCATAACCCTAAGCCGAGGTGTAATGGAAGCTTAACCCTGAGTCTAAGACTGAACGTGAGCATTAGCCAAAGTCTAAACTCAACTTCAGCCTGAAACTTAAGTCTAAGCCTtaatctaagcctaagcctataaGCCTAGATCTTTGCCTCACCCATTAGGTAGAATCTTCCCATGTCACTGATCATTGTGCTTAACAGTAATAACCCCCATACAGTACCTACGGTAACTGATTCGGGTGATCTCGATCTGCCACAATTTGTCATCGGGAATTTtccttcgtcttcttcttcgtcgttttttcttcaaaaaacccgTCTCTCAATTCTCATCCTCTCTCTCTCGAGCGTGCACAGACGCAGACACAAAAATGCTGACAAATAGGGAGAGAGTATGTTTTTAGAGAGTGCCAAGACACATGGTTGTTGATGTTGctccgtttctttttttttgtcgtcCGTTTTCGTGCTTGAGGGTGCGCGAGAGGGATTATGCAACAGAAATTGATGCATATCGTTAATCAGTGATCAGTGGGGAAGCCACTTTTAAAGGCTTCGCGCTAATAAAGGATCTTTGGGATTGAGGGTTCCGAAATACTGtaaacctacagtaccacttCTACAGTATCCTAGTAGGAAAGTTGGAGCTTTTAATACAGTACCCATACAGtacatctacagtaaccttgcCAGAAAATTGGACATTTTTGAACGGATGCATGCCCACAGTAAAGctactcctaccgtacccctacagtaacctagtCGGATAGTTAGAAATTTGCGAACATGTACAACACTATCCATAGTAAAGCTGCAATAATCCTACCGTCGGAAAATGCAATGTTTTTGAGCGTTTGTTTCaatgtttctgaaattccagaattGGCCACCTTTGTCAATTTATGCAGCTTGTCGTGCACTCCTCGAGGAAAATGCTTTGTTTTGAAATCACATTTTGCTTAAAACGTTGAAATTCCCTCTAGAACTGCCTAAACTTCACCGGAAGCTTCTGAAAAACAGTCTAGCTGCAATTTATCACGTTCTATGGCCACACGCTCATAGTCAAGGACACTCGTCGATAACATTTTGACCGACCGGTATCGGAGGTACGAAGAATGATCGGAGTAGCACGCGGAGATCATGGGATCCATTCTCCGGCAGGATCGGAAAGGATCGTGCAAGCTTCTACTTCCGGTGTGTGGTTGTACGTTCTCTGTAGCTTATCAACACGAATCAAAGAACAGTTAGTGTCCCCGATAGGGGCAATGAGGGGACAATAAAATAATAGTAGTAAGGTTGACCTTTTTGTTGACAACTAGAAGTACgagaattttccgaaaaatgtctaaaattccataaaaatccCCCATTTTTTCAGGACCTCTCCTGGTCATCAAACCTCACAGAGCTCTCCCAATCCGGCCGACCACTCTCAGTTCTCTACGACATGCTCGTTCGCCCCGGCGCCGACATGGGCTCCGATGCTCCAGGATGCATCCAATGGGAGCTCAACCGTCGCCGCGAGATTCCGCACATGGTGATCGGCGAGACAAAGATTGGCGGGAGCTGGAACGAGTATGATGCCGAAATGCTCACCGTATCATTCAGCGATTGGATGGATATGCCGGGATTCACGATGGAGCAGTGGCTCGGAGGACGTCCACTTGTGAAGCGGCTTCCGTCGGTGGCTATAGCCActtatttgaagaaatatgTGGAACGATTGAGGTTGCGGAAGAAGTTTCATCAGTATTTTGTGGTGAACTCGATCAAGAAGATCGGCGACGTTTGGGTCACATCGGGGAAACGAAGTACGGATGGAAGAAGTTTTGTGATCAGATCGAAGCAAGTCGTTGTGGCGTGCGGAAAGACAAGCCCTCGGAAGTTACAGGTAAAAACTAATGAGAGTAGGCATAGTCTTAGGCCTCGGCATAGGCATAGGATtaagcctaggcttaggcttaggcttttacctaggtttaggtttaggcttaggctcagctcttggcttaggcttaggctcgaATTAATGAAACTCCTGGAGTATCCTTTCGCGGATGCCCCTCTCCAAAATCTCTCAAAATCCACCGATTAATCATTCAGCTACCCAACGAGGAGCACTGTTCGTCGAACATTGTCTACGATGTCCGCGCGCTCAAGGAACGGCTCGACGCTACCAAAAAGACTGTTATCGACGAGGATGAGAATTATGATACACCGTAAgtaattttaggtgaaattTTATCATGACCATTTGTAATTTCAGAAGCACCTCCACCTGCTCACCGGTGATTGTCGTTGGGGACGGAGTGTCGTCTGTTGATTGCGTACGACACTGTCTCGAGAGAGATATACCAGTGGTTCATGTGATTCGGAGGACTTTGAGGGAGCTTAGAAGTGAGTTTTTGCACTGGAACGCGCGTGACAACCTAgctagttttctgaaaatcaatcccctcaattttcagatgtaatGCTATCCCGCCTCTCACCAATCCACT includes:
- the osgn-1 gene encoding Oxidative stress induced growth inhibitor homolog osgn-1 (Confirmed by transcript evidence); protein product: MHTGCCTTKFDTEVLIIGNGPAGIALSSFLSGMHPFYDATHPHENVTVHEKLLANHDFSLIDQDLSWSSNLTELSQSGRPLSVLYDMLVRPGADMGSDAPGCIQWELNRRREIPHMVIGETKIGGSWNEYDAEMLTVSFSDWMDMPGFTMEQWLGGRPLVKRLPSVAIATYLKKYVERLRLRKKFHQYFVVNSIKKIGDVWVTSGKRSTDGRSFVIRSKQVVVACGKTSPRKLQLPNEEHCSSNIVYDVRALKERLDATKKTVIDEDENYDTPSTSTCSPVIVVGDGVSSVDCVRHCLERDIPVVHVIRRTLRELRNVMLSRLSPIHYSEYTDIYRMMIGRSVHKNYQRVLDASITSVSKIHVEITTGSNREIIEMPYSTVAVCIGRESHFSTVFENAHTFLDYQSEQDETLFAVGAYAGDHFVRFLVGGCLRVAQHITGAANNNNVTAKLLPIC
- the osgn-1 gene encoding FAD/NAD(P)-binding domain-containing protein (Confirmed by transcript evidence), whose protein sequence is MSKKSSHPPPSTSGNVKKSNFLSRITKKLRMHTGCCTTKFDTEVLIIGNGPAGIALSSFLSGMHPFYDATHPHENVTVHEKLLANHDFSLIDQDLSWSSNLTELSQSGRPLSVLYDMLVRPGADMGSDAPGCIQWELNRRREIPHMVIGETKIGGSWNEYDAEMLTVSFSDWMDMPGFTMEQWLGGRPLVKRLPSVAIATYLKKYVERLRLRKKFHQYFVVNSIKKIGDVWVTSGKRSTDGRSFVIRSKQVVVACGKTSPRKLQLPNEEHCSSNIVYDVRALKERLDATKKTVIDEDENYDTPSTSTCSPVIVVGDGVSSVDCVRHCLERDIPVVHVIRRTLRELRNVMLSRLSPIHYSEYTDIYRMMIGRSVHKNYQRVLDASITSVSKIHVEITTGSNREIIEMPYSTVAVCIGRESHFSTVFENAHTFLDYQSEQDETLFAVGAYAGDHFVRFLVGGCLRVAQHITGAANNNNVTAKLLPIC
- the osgn-1 gene encoding Pyr_redox_2 domain-containing protein (Confirmed by transcript evidence), whose translation is MLVRPGADMGSDAPGCIQWELNRRREIPHMVIGETKIGGSWNEYDAEMLTVSFSDWMDMPGFTMEQWLGGRPLVKRLPSVAIATYLKKYVERLRLRKKFHQYFVVNSIKKIGDVWVTSGKRSTDGRSFVIRSKQVVVACGKTSPRKLQLPNEEHCSSNIVYDVRALKERLDATKKTVIDEDENYDTPSTSTCSPVIVVGDGVSSVDCVRHCLERDIPVVHVIRRTLRELRNVMLSRLSPIHYSEYTDIYRMMIGRSVHKNYQRVLDASITSVSKIHVEITTGSNREIIEMPYSTVAVCIGRESHFSTVFENAHTFLDYQSEQDETLFAVGAYAGDHFVRFLVGGCLRVAQHITGAANNNNVTAKLLPIC